A stretch of the Sulfuricurvum sp. genome encodes the following:
- the rpiB gene encoding ribose 5-phosphate isomerase B, with the protein MKFYVATDHAGIDMKNFTVELLRSKGHEVIDLGPFDKERVDYPDYAVKVCENVLADSVSHGILICGSGIGMSMAANRHHGIRAALCHDAYTATVARGHNDANVLCFGERIVGQGVAESIVDAWIAGKFEGGRHCGRVDKIEAIKG; encoded by the coding sequence ATGAAATTTTACGTCGCAACCGATCATGCCGGAATCGATATGAAAAACTTTACTGTTGAGCTTTTACGCTCTAAAGGACACGAAGTCATTGATTTAGGACCGTTTGATAAAGAGCGGGTTGATTATCCCGATTATGCCGTAAAAGTGTGTGAAAATGTCCTCGCCGATAGCGTATCTCACGGTATTTTGATCTGTGGATCAGGAATCGGTATGTCAATGGCAGCTAACCGTCATCACGGTATCCGTGCTGCACTCTGCCACGATGCTTATACGGCTACGGTAGCTCGCGGACACAATGATGCCAATGTGTTATGTTTCGGAGAGCGTATCGTGGGTCAAGGGGTAGCTGAATCGATTGTAGATGCATGGATAGCAGGAAAGTTTGAAGGTGGTCGTCATTGCGGCCGTGTCGATAAAATCGAAGCTATAAAAGGGTAA